From a single Apium graveolens cultivar Ventura chromosome 2, ASM990537v1, whole genome shotgun sequence genomic region:
- the LOC141702164 gene encoding uncharacterized protein LOC141702164 → MNDYLMSDFTENDIITTIKSMNPSKTPGTDGLTAGFYQTHWDFVKDDVIRTCLHILNNNGHVDNFSDTLISLIPKNEKPEKVENFRPISLCNVIYKIVSKYIANRLKISLNEVISENQSAFVGGRIIQDNVIIGFEGLRYMKKDRFQNGSKVALKLDMAKAYDRVEWNFIEAVMIKLGYNKNWVTKIMHCVSSVVYSFLINGEITGKVIPQRGLRPWDPLSPYLFLFYAETFSTLIKKSESIGNLSGLTFGRNKIKVSHLFFADDSLIFFEANEFECRNFMRLLEIYSKASGKVINFSKSEICFGKRVDQILKKTIVKIMGVSMVENFGQYLGFPSIVGRNKKNVFQTLKDRVWKKIKGWKGSLFSSAGREILIKFVVQAIPSYVMSCFRIPKEIIKKIHIMAARFWWGSSDKKRKIHWCKWEVLCMPKERGGLGFRDMKAFNQALIAKQVWRILRQPDSLCAKILRDCYFPNSSILKAKYGSSGSFVWRSIVRGKEIISRGYRWRIGDGNSVNVLEDPWIPRPLNFKDFDKPHLPNDMCVGDLKLGNRQWDKNFIKLNFNKEDAFLILSMPCGDIEIEDKIIWHYSKNGEYNVKSGYKVVMSMKDMVEASDMRNSESWWSSIWNMRVPAKIKHFLWKKWKLAGLKKKVKKCFTFDTICFMNKLKNCVSRLEFELFATLSWQIWCSRNNILHGGLSPRVCDTVKWCHNFLKDYRSVNQNILRPMDRCDKKWKPLDSGSFKVNVDDAVKGTNDGTGLGLGVVVRDATGKVIVAIKNFFNTSDSVVVAESLAIKEGLILSAHLQLSEFTIESDCINAVSMISRKDDICSDLDCVLTNIKHWVKYQVKTHSFNAYQDKSEYVFEYMSFVFYEKNEYTPG, encoded by the exons ATGAATGATTATCTTATGTCAGATTTTACGGAGAATGATATAATCACAACGATTAAGAGTATGAATCCGTCCAAAACTCCTGGAACTGATGGGTTGACAGCGGGTTTTTATCAAACTCACTGGGATTTTGTTAAGGATGATGTGATAAGAACTTGTTTGCATATTCTGAACAACAACGGGCATGTGGATAATTTCAGTGATACTCTTATTTCTTTAATTCCCAAAAATGAGAAGCCAGAAAAAGTAGAAAATTTCAGGCCTATAAGCTTATGCAATGTTATTTATAAAATTGTGTCAAAATACATTGCAAATAGGCTTAAAATTTCTCTGAATGAAGTGATATCCGAGAACCAAAGTGCCTTTGTGGGAGGGAGAATCATACAAGATAATGTCATCATCGGCTTTGAAGGTTTACGTTATATGAAGAAAGATAGATTCCAAAATGGTTCAAAAGTTGCCCTTAAATTGGACATGGCCAAGGCTTACGATAGAGTGGAATGGAATTTCATTGAAGCGGTTATGATTAAGTTGGGATACAATAAAAATTGGGTAACTAAGATTATGCATTGTGTCTCCTCTGTCGTTTATTCTTTTCTTATTAATGGAGAAATCACAGGGAAGGTGATCCCCCAGAGGGGTCTTAGACCATGGGATCCCCTCTCCCCATATTTGTTCTTGTTTTATGCTGAAACTTTTTCTACTCTGATTAAAAAATCTGAAAGCATAGGAAATTTGAGTGGTCTGACTTTTGGTAGAAATAAGATTAAGGTATCACATTTGTTTTTTGCCGATGATAGTCTCATTTTCTTTGAGGCTAATGAGTTTGAATGTAGAAATTTTATGAGGCTATTAGAAATATATTCTAAGGCTTCAGGGAAGGTTATAAATTTTAGTAAATCTGAAATTTGTTTTGGAAAAAGAGTAGATCAGATTTTGAAGAAAACAATTGTCAAAATAATGGGGGTTTCAATGGTGGAGAATTTCGGGCAGTATCTGGGGTTTCCGTCGATAGTTGGTAGAAATAAGAAAAATGTCTTTCAAACTCTAAAAGATAGAGTCTGGAAGAAGATTAAAGGATGGAAGGGTTCTCTTTTCTCTTCTGCTGGTAGAGAAATTCTTATCAAGTTTGTGGTTCAAGCCATTCCTTCTTACGTTATGAGCTGTTTTAGGATTCCCAAAGAAATTATTAAGAAGATTCATATTATGGCGGCAAGGTTTTGGTGGGGTTCCTCTgacaaaaaaagaaaaatacattGGTGTAAGTGGGAAGTTTTGTGTATGCCCAAAGAGAGAGGAGGTTTAGGATTCAGGGATATGAAAGCTTTCAATCAAGCTTTAATTGCTAAACAAGTTTGGAGAATATTGAGACAACCAGATTCTCTATGTGCAAAAATTCTGAGAGATTGTTATTTTCCCAACTCTTCAATTCTTAAAGCTAAATATGGATCCAGTGGTTCTTTTGTTTGGAGAAGTATAGTAAGGGGAAAAGAAATCATTTCTAGAGGATATCGGTGGAGAATTGGAGATGGTAATAGTGTTAACGTTTTAGAAGATCCATGGATCCCGCGGCCCCTGAATTTTAAAGATTTTGACAAGCCTCATCTTCCAAATGACATGTGTGTTGGTGATTTAAAACTCGGAAACAGGCAATGGGataaaaattttattaaattaaattttaataaggAGGATGCTTTCCTTATTCTTAGTATGCCTTGTGGGGATATTGAGATTGAAGATAAAATTATATGGCATTATTCTAAGAATGGAGAGTATAATGTAAAAAGTGGATATAAAGTGGTTATGAGTATGAAAGATATGGTTGAAGCTTCTGACATGAGGAATTCAGAGTCTTGGTGGTCTTCCATTTGGAACATGAGAGTGCCAGCTAAGATTAAGCATTTTTTGTGGAAG AAATGGAAGTTGGCAGGTCTGAAAAAGAAGGTAAAAAAATGCTTTACTTTTGATACAATTTGCTTTATGAATAAATTGAAAAATTGCGTGTCCAGGTTGGAGTTTGAGTTGTTTGCCACTTTATCTTGGCAAATCTGGTGTTCAAGGAACAATATTCTTCATGGAGGATTAAGTCCGCGTGTTTGTGATACGGTGAAATGGTGCcataattttttaaaagattATAGAAGTGTTAATCAAAATATTCTTAGGCCAATGGACAGGTGTGACAAAAAATGGAAGCCTCTTGATAGTGGTTCTTTCAAAGTCAACGTTGATGACGCGGTAAAAGGGACAAATGATGGTACTGGTCTTGGTCTTGGGGTAGTTGTTAGAGATGCTACTGGCAAAGTGATTGTCGCTATTAAGAACTTCTTCAATACGTCTGATAGTGTTGTAGTTGCGGAATCTCTGGCTATCAAGGAAGGTCTCATTTTAAGTGCCCACCTTCAGTTATCAGAGTTCACTATTGAATCTGATTGCATCAATGCAGTCTCTATGATTTCCAGGAAGGATGACATCTGCAGTGATCTGGACTGCGTGTTAACTAATATTAAGCAttgggttaaatatcaa GTGAAAACACATTCTTTCAATGCGTATCAAGACAAAAGTGAATATGTTTTTGAATACATGTCTTTTGTTTTTTACGAAAAAAATGAATACACACCGGGCTGA
- the LOC141708610 gene encoding endoglucanase 17-like yields MGFSVFSSVFVVGLFSILLNNAAAHPKHQSPRQSASHNYKDALTKSILYFEGQRSGKLPPNQRVTWRKDSGLSDGSALHVDLVGGYYDAGDNVKFGFPMAFTTTMLSWSVIEFGGLMKSELQNAREAIKWSTDYLLKATAHPDTIYVQVGDANKDHACWERPEDMDTPRTVVKIDKNNPGTEVAAETAAALAAASLVFRRTDRTYSKLLATRAIRVFAFANKYRGTYSTTLKRYVCPFYCDFSGYQDELLWGAAWLHKATKNPMYLNYIQQNGLTLGADEGDNTFGWDNKHVGARILLSKAFLVQKVQSLHDYKGQSDYFICSLIPQSQYTPGGLLFKMDDSNMQYVTSTSFLLVTYAKYLTTSHKVVNCGGSIVTPKKLRTLAKQQVDYLLGDNPLKMSYMVGYGPRYPQRIHHRGSSLPSIASHPSKIQCTAGFSVMKSQSPNPNILIGAVVGGPDGKDRFPDQRSDYFQSEPATYINAPLVGSLAYLAHSFGQL; encoded by the exons ATGGGCTTCTCTGTTTTCTCTTCTGTTTTTGTTGTTGGTTTGTTTTCCATTCTTCTCAACAATGCTGCTGCCCACCCTAAACACCAGTCCCCAAGGCAATCTGCTTCACATAATTACAAAGATGCCCTCACTAAATCTATTCTTTACTTTGAAGGTCAAAGGTCCGGAAAGCTTCCTCCTAATCAAAGAGTTACTTGGAGGAAAGACTCTGGTCTTTCGGATGGCTCTGCTCTGCAT GTAGATTTAGTAGGAGGATATTATGATGCAGGGGATAATGTGAAGTTTGGGTTTCCAATGGCTTTTACTACAACTATGCTGTCATGGAGTGTGATTGAATTTGGCGGGCTGATGAAAAGTGAGCTACAAAATGCTAGAGAAGCTATCAAGTGGTCTACTGATTACCTTCTCAAAGCTACTGCCCATCCAGATACCATTTATGTACAG GTAGGTGATGCAAACAAAGATCATGCTTGTTGGGAAAGACCAGAGGACATGGACACTCCAAGAACAGTGGTCAAGATTGACAAAAATAACCCTGGTACTGAAGTTGCTGCTGAAACTGCTGCTGCTCTTGCTGCTGCTTCTTTGGTCTTCAGGAGGACTGACAGAACTTACTCTAAGCTTCTTGCAACAAGGGCCATTAGG GTTTTTGCATTTGCTAACAAATACAGAGGTACATACAGCACTACATTGAAAAGATATGTGTGCCCCTTTTACTGTGATTTCTCTGGTTATCAG GATGAGCTATTGTGGGGTGCTGCTTGGTTGCACAAAGCCACAAAAAACCCAATGTACCTGAACTACATTCAACAAAATGGACTGACTTTGGGAGCTGATGAAGGTGACAATACATTTGGGTGGGATAACAAGCATGTTGGAGCAAGAATTCTTCTTTCCAAG GCATTTCTTGTTCAAAAGGTTCAGTCCCTCCATGATTACAAGGGTCAATCAGATTATTTCATATGTTCCCTTATTCCTCAATCTCAATACACTCCAG GTGGCCTTTTGTTTAAAATGGATGATAGTAACATGCAGTATGTCACATCAACATCTTTCCTCCTAGTAACCTATGCCAAGTATTTAACCACTTCCCACAAGGTTGTTAATTGCGGTGGATCCATTGTCACccctaagaaacttcgaacccTTGCTAAACAACAG GTGGACTATCTGCTAGGTGACAATCCATTGAAGATGTCTTACATGGTAGGATATGGTCCAAGATACCCGCAAAGAATACACCACAGGGGATCATCTCTACCGTCCATTGCCTCACACCCATCAAAGATCCAATGCACTGCAGGCTTCAGTGTGATGAAGTCTCAATCCCCTAATCCAAACATCTTGATTGGTGCAGTGGTTGGTGGGCCAGATGGGAAAGATAGGTTCCCAGATCAACGGTCAGATTACTTCCAATCTGAACCAGCTACTTATATAAACGCACCCCTGGTTGGATCACTGGCTTATCTAGCTCACTCTTTTGGTCAACTATAG